In Methylovirgula sp., a single genomic region encodes these proteins:
- a CDS encoding helix-turn-helix domain-containing protein, translating into MVSEEAEDQTGGLDRERPAERRPRADAQRNLDALLQAAKAVFAESGVDAPVREIAERAGVGVGTVYRHFPQRADLIAAVCRQEMDACADAAPLLANENPPFEALMKWLQRYAAWVGTKRGLAKALHSGDPAFEALPAYFEQRLRPAFRTLFLSAVTAGVVRADIDPNDLLGAVASLCMSAHNNSPDHAGRMVALLVDGLRYGAGASAS; encoded by the coding sequence ATGGTGAGCGAGGAAGCAGAAGATCAGACCGGCGGTTTGGACCGCGAACGCCCAGCCGAGCGACGCCCGCGCGCCGATGCGCAGCGCAATCTCGACGCGTTGCTTCAAGCGGCGAAGGCGGTGTTCGCCGAGTCGGGCGTGGATGCACCCGTCCGCGAAATCGCTGAGCGTGCCGGAGTCGGGGTGGGCACCGTCTATCGACACTTCCCGCAGCGCGCCGACCTCATCGCTGCGGTCTGCCGTCAGGAAATGGATGCCTGCGCCGACGCGGCGCCGCTTCTCGCGAACGAGAACCCGCCGTTCGAGGCATTAATGAAGTGGCTGCAGCGATACGCGGCCTGGGTTGGAACGAAGCGTGGACTCGCAAAGGCATTGCACTCAGGCGATCCGGCATTCGAAGCCCTGCCTGCATATTTCGAGCAGCGCCTGCGGCCTGCCTTCCGAACGCTCTTCTTGTCCGCCGTCACCGCTGGCGTAGTTCGGGCAGACATCGATCCTAACGACCTCCTTGGCGCGGTTGCGAGCCTGTGCATGTCTGCGCACAATAACTCGCCTGATCACGCGGGACGCATGGTAGCGCTTCTTGTGGACGGACTGCGCTATGGCGCCGGCGCCTCGGCATCCTGA
- a CDS encoding class I SAM-dependent methyltransferase translates to MNTLTSARITQLLTQLHRDAEAADGELMKEVVAGMEASGDTIEQLAAQMIADERADYRRVYSGHAAHFLSVSPGYGRFLYAIARACKASRIVEFGTSMGVSTIYLAAALRDNGGGRLIGSEVEPVKVARARAHLDAAGLADLVDIREGDALETLKDVGGEVDLALIDGAWSLYLSVLKRIEPQLKAGAVILGENAFAADYLDYVRDPENGYVSQSLPLDEGRGNEFTVKVA, encoded by the coding sequence ATGAACACGTTGACCAGCGCGCGCATCACCCAACTTCTGACTCAGCTTCATCGGGATGCCGAAGCGGCGGATGGCGAATTGATGAAAGAGGTCGTCGCCGGCATGGAAGCCTCCGGCGACACGATCGAGCAACTCGCGGCGCAGATGATCGCCGATGAGCGTGCCGACTACCGGCGAGTTTATAGCGGCCATGCCGCACATTTTCTGTCCGTATCGCCCGGCTATGGCCGCTTTCTCTACGCCATCGCGCGTGCCTGCAAGGCGTCGCGGATCGTGGAGTTCGGCACTTCAATGGGTGTCTCCACCATCTATCTCGCCGCCGCGCTGCGCGACAATGGCGGCGGCCGGCTCATCGGTTCCGAGGTGGAGCCGGTGAAGGTGGCGCGGGCACGGGCGCATCTCGATGCCGCCGGACTCGCCGATCTGGTGGACATTCGGGAAGGCGACGCGCTGGAGACACTCAAGGATGTCGGCGGCGAAGTCGATCTGGCGCTGATCGACGGCGCCTGGTCGCTCTACCTGTCGGTGCTCAAGCGGATCGAGCCCCAGTTGAAGGCCGGCGCGGTGATCCTCGGCGAGAACGCCTTCGCGGCGGACTATCTGGATTACGTCCGCGATCCCGAGAACGGCTACGTCTCGCAATCCCTCCCTCTCGACGAAGGGCGTGGCAACGAGTTCACTGTGAAGGTCGCATGA
- a CDS encoding helix-turn-helix transcriptional regulator, producing MPLLNDLSDESEWVEPDDVPRPVVTYGFASETFGDFELEPHFHAKSQILLVQRGALSCEVEGGLWIVPPRSAVWIPGGALHAIKVTGALEGYGAFVASGIGAGLPTACRAVSVTPLLRELLIRSANLPLLYEEGGANSRLMAALLDELAAAKDEDLHLPMPADPRLRRIIDLMMASPADRGTLDVWAEKAGLSARTLGRIISRETGMSFGRWRQQLSVILAVKWLAGRASIQQVAADLGYESVPSFVTMFRKVLGTSPGRYMAERHSGRT from the coding sequence GTGCCGCTTCTGAATGATCTCTCGGACGAATCGGAGTGGGTCGAGCCGGACGATGTGCCCCGTCCGGTCGTCACCTACGGCTTCGCATCCGAAACCTTCGGCGATTTCGAGCTGGAACCGCACTTCCACGCCAAGAGCCAAATCCTGCTCGTCCAGCGCGGCGCGCTGAGCTGCGAAGTCGAAGGCGGCCTATGGATTGTGCCACCGCGCAGCGCCGTGTGGATACCGGGCGGAGCGCTGCACGCCATTAAGGTGACGGGCGCATTGGAAGGCTATGGTGCATTCGTCGCTTCCGGCATCGGCGCGGGCCTGCCCACGGCGTGCCGCGCCGTCTCGGTGACTCCGTTGCTGCGCGAACTCCTGATCCGCTCCGCCAATCTGCCGCTGCTCTACGAGGAGGGCGGCGCGAACTCGCGATTGATGGCGGCGCTGCTCGACGAACTGGCGGCGGCGAAGGACGAAGACCTGCATCTGCCGATGCCGGCCGACCCACGCCTGCGCCGGATCATCGACCTGATGATGGCTTCGCCGGCGGATCGAGGGACGCTCGACGTTTGGGCAGAGAAAGCGGGGCTGAGCGCGCGGACGTTGGGCCGGATCATTAGCCGGGAGACGGGCATGAGCTTCGGACGCTGGCGCCAGCAACTCAGCGTGATCCTCGCCGTGAAGTGGCTGGCCGGGCGCGCATCGATTCAGCAAGTCGCGGCCGATCTCGGCTACGAGAGCGTGCCGAGCTTTGTGACTATGTTCCGCAAGGTACTCGGTACTTCGCCGGGGCGCTACATGGCGGAACGCCATTCAGGGCGAACGTGA
- a CDS encoding Crp/Fnr family transcriptional regulator — protein MAQVIDFHTSASAIFNQGDEAAFIYLLVDGVVRTFHTSPDGERQIVAFHWPGDLFGLAEHGRHVTSAETITSSQIYRFPCQKLERFLLKNPKIEDGFLIKAIHDLRSAQRQLIIMGRLAIFRRLAVFLLDCSAHEHYFDKAKRLLTLPMSRYDIADYLGTSAETVTRALSKLTADDAVRRVSARALKLDLDKLRTLADFD, from the coding sequence TTGGCGCAAGTCATCGACTTCCACACGTCGGCGTCTGCAATATTCAATCAGGGTGACGAAGCCGCGTTTATCTACCTTTTGGTCGATGGCGTCGTGCGAACGTTTCATACGTCACCCGACGGCGAGCGGCAGATCGTGGCATTTCACTGGCCGGGGGATTTATTTGGACTTGCCGAGCATGGCCGGCATGTGACGTCGGCGGAGACAATTACGTCTTCACAGATCTATCGGTTTCCATGTCAGAAGCTTGAACGATTCTTATTGAAGAACCCAAAGATCGAAGACGGTTTTCTGATAAAGGCAATTCACGACCTTCGGAGCGCCCAACGACAGCTTATCATCATGGGACGCCTCGCCATCTTTCGTCGTCTTGCCGTCTTTTTATTGGATTGCTCAGCGCATGAGCATTATTTCGATAAGGCCAAGCGGCTCCTGACTTTACCCATGAGTCGATATGATATTGCCGATTATCTCGGAACATCCGCCGAAACCGTGACCCGAGCATTGTCCAAGCTCACCGCGGACGACGCAGTCAGACGCGTCAGTGCCCGCGCGCTAAAGTTGGATTTGGATAAGCTAAGAACTCTCGCGGATTTTGACTGA
- a CDS encoding aldo/keto reductase, whose amino-acid sequence MQYRTLGRTGIKVSPYCLGAMMFGKLANPDHDDCIQIVHKALDFGINFIDTADRYSAGESEEIVGKALKGRRDRIVLATKVHGPMGDDPNMQGNSRRWITRAVEDSLRRLQTDYIDLYQIHRPAPDTDIEETLSVLTDLMRAGKVRAIGSSTFPASEIVEAQWVAERRGLGRFRTEQPPYSILDRGIERDMLPTCQRYGMGVMVWSPLSKGMLTGRYRKGQPLPDSLRVKVFPKQMSDERSLDAIEQLIPIAQGAGLSLTHMALGFVMAHPVVTSAILGPRTRQQLDDLLASAEVQLSDDVLDQIDQVVPPGVDIGVNEANYEPPAVKEASLRRRPIAERKAT is encoded by the coding sequence ATGCAATACCGCACGCTCGGTCGCACCGGGATCAAGGTCAGCCCCTACTGCCTGGGCGCGATGATGTTTGGAAAGTTAGCCAATCCTGATCACGACGACTGCATCCAGATCGTTCACAAGGCTTTGGATTTCGGCATCAACTTTATCGACACCGCCGATCGCTACAGCGCTGGGGAATCCGAAGAGATTGTTGGCAAAGCACTTAAGGGACGGCGTGACCGCATCGTGCTTGCCACCAAGGTGCATGGCCCGATGGGCGACGATCCGAACATGCAGGGGAACTCGCGCCGCTGGATCACCCGGGCGGTGGAGGACTCGCTCCGCCGGCTGCAGACCGACTACATCGACCTCTATCAGATCCACCGCCCGGCGCCGGACACCGACATCGAAGAGACGCTCTCGGTTCTCACTGATCTGATGCGTGCGGGCAAGGTGCGCGCGATCGGCAGTTCGACCTTTCCCGCATCCGAGATCGTTGAGGCCCAGTGGGTCGCGGAGCGACGCGGGCTTGGCCGCTTCCGTACGGAGCAGCCGCCTTACTCCATCCTGGATCGCGGCATCGAGCGGGACATGCTTCCCACCTGCCAGCGCTACGGCATGGGAGTGATGGTCTGGAGCCCGCTCTCGAAGGGAATGCTCACCGGTCGCTATCGCAAGGGACAGCCGCTGCCGGACTCGCTGCGAGTCAAAGTCTTCCCCAAGCAAATGTCCGACGAGCGCAGTCTCGATGCGATCGAGCAGTTGATCCCGATCGCGCAGGGTGCAGGCCTGTCTTTGACTCACATGGCCCTCGGCTTCGTCATGGCTCATCCGGTCGTTACCTCGGCGATCCTTGGCCCCCGCACCCGGCAACAGCTCGATGACCTACTGGCCAGCGCCGAAGTTCAGCTCAGCGACGACGTTCTGGATCAGATTGATCAAGTCGTCCCGCCGGGAGTCGATATCGGCGTGAACGAGGCGAATTACGAGCCGCCGGCAGTGAAGGAGGCAAGCTTGCGCCGGCGACCGATTGCCGAGCGAAAAGCTACCTGA